The DNA region TATCTTAGGGTCTAAATTCGAAGAAGAGATAGTTAGTAACCGATTAAAAATAGTACATAAGGATGTATTAACTGCTTGGGATGAGCAAAAAACGTTACACGAAGGTAAATATGATTTAATTGCAAATTTACCTTACTATATCGCAACAAACATTATATTAAGAGCACTAGAGGATGCTAATTGTGAGCATATAATTGTTATGATTCAAAAAGAAGTAGCAGAAAAATTTACTGCAAAAGTAAATAATAAAGAGTTCTCTTCATTAGGAATCATTGCACAGTTATTGACAACCGATTCAAAGATACTTTTTGATGTACCTCCTGAATCATTTAACCCTGCTCCGAAGGTTGTTTCCTCTGTTTTATATCTAAAGAAAGATTTGACTAAATCTATTAGTAAAGATTTTAAAAAATTTTTGAAAGCTTGTTTTTCTCAACCAAGAAAAAAACTTTTAAAGAATATATCTTCATTAATAGATAAAGAGATCTTGCATAAGATATTTATAGAACTTAATATAGATGAAAATACTAGACCTCATGAAGTTAGCGCATCTTTGTATAGCCAAATGTATACAAAGGTAAAAAATGGAAGAAACGAAAGTACAAGAGGATAAAGTAGTAGAACAAAAAGCACCTACTACTAATAAACCAGTAAGGCAGAGTAAGCCTAGAAATACTCGAACTAAAAATACAAACAATAGAAATAATACAAATACAGATACTTCTAGTTCTACTCAACAAGAAAGAAAAAATAGTAATCAAACAAATACACAACAAAGAAAAAAAAGACCAATTACCAATAAACAAAAGATTCCTGTTCAAAAAGGTGAAGGTTGGATTAGTGATTTAAAAAAAGCACATCAAATAAATGAAAAAATTCATAGAGATAGGTTAAATCCTCACTATAAATTAAATCTAAATACAAATGCAAAAGTTAGAATAACTCCATTAGGTGGTTTAGGTGAGATTGGCGGGAATATGATGGTAATGGAAACAGAAACATGTGCTAT from Malaciobacter molluscorum LMG 25693 includes:
- the rsmA gene encoding 16S rRNA (adenine(1518)-N(6)/adenine(1519)-N(6))-dimethyltransferase RsmA; amino-acid sequence: MENIKAKKKYGQNFLIDSTVLNRIIQAMPKGDNYVVEIGPGLGDLTKNLVKYKDMTAYEVDTDLIGILGSKFEEEIVSNRLKIVHKDVLTAWDEQKTLHEGKYDLIANLPYYIATNIILRALEDANCEHIIVMIQKEVAEKFTAKVNNKEFSSLGIIAQLLTTDSKILFDVPPESFNPAPKVVSSVLYLKKDLTKSISKDFKKFLKACFSQPRKKLLKNISSLIDKEILHKIFIELNIDENTRPHEVSASLYSQMYTKVKNGRNESTRG